The DNA region ATTCGGGCGTGCCGGCAACGGGGCCCCGGGTAACCTCCTGCCCGATGAACAGCGATCCGGCACTTCCTCCCGCCATCGCGTCGATGGCCTCCCGGCTCGTCCGGCAGCCCGGTGTCAGGGCTGTCGTCCTGGGCGGGAGCCGGGCCCGCTCCACGCACCGCCCGGACAGCGACTGGGATCTCGGTGTCTACTACCGCGGCGCCCCGGACGTGGCCGCTCTGACCGCCCTGGCGTCCGAGGCGCAGGGCGCACCGGCTGAGGTCGCGGGACCGGGCGGCTGGGGCCCGTGGGTCGACGGCGGCGCCTGGCTGACGGTGGACGGGGTCGCCGTGGACTGGATCCTGCGCGATCTGGACCGGGTGGAGGCGGTGTGGGCCGACTGCCGTGAGGGCCGCTTCGAAGTGGGCGTCCAGCCGGGCCACCCGCTGGGCTTCTGGTCCCCCTGTTACGCCGGCGAGGTCGCGCTGGGCCGCGTACTCCAGGATCCGCACGGCGAGTTGGCATCCCTGCGGGAGCAGACCCGTACCTACCCGGAGCCCTTGCGCAGGGCGCTCGCGGACGCCGCGTGGGAGGCGGACTTCTCGGTGGCCTCGGCCCGCAAGTCGGCTCCCTCCGGGGACACGCTCCACGTCGCGCTCTGCCTGTCGAGGGCGTTCGGCATCCTCGCCCAGTCGCTCCACGCCCACCACCGCACCTGGTGCCTGAACGAGAAGGGCGCCCTCGCGGCGGCGGCCGCTCTGCCGGACACGCCCGACGGTTTCATGGACCGGGTCTCCGGTGCCCTGCGCGGTCTGGACCCCGAGGCGGTGGAGACGGCAGCCGGCGTCGTCCGGGAAGTGCGCCAGGTGCTCGCCAGGCCGTGAGCGTCCCGGACGGGGCGGGCGGGACGTGGCGGGCCGGGGCGGGCGGGACGTGGCGGGCCGGTCCCGGGCCCTGGCTCAGACCCCGGCCCGCAGCGCGTCCAGTACCCGTTGCGCCGTCGCCGCGTCCCGCGCCGCCGTGAACGGCAGGTCGTTGCCGCCGGTGATGCGGTACAGGTCACCGGTGAGGGTGGACTGGGTGCCGCCCGCCTCGGTGACCAGGAGCAGGCCCGCCGCATGGTCCCAGGCGAACTCCCAGTTGAAGGCGACCGCGTCCTGCGCACCACTGGCCACGGCGAGGTACTCGAGCCCCGCCGAGCCGCACGCGCGGGCGTCGATGCCCTCGGTGTGCAGGCCGAGCAGGGCGCGCTTCTGCGCGTCGGAGGTGTAGTCGGGGTGGGACATCGCCACCTTGAGCACGGCGCCGGGCGCGGGCGAGCCGCTCCGCAGCGGCCTGCCGTTGAGCGTGGCGCCCCTGCCCCGTACGGCGACGGCCCACTCGCCCAGTACCGGGGCGTACGTCCACGAGGCGAACACCTCGCCGTGGTGGGCGAGGGCCACCAGGGTGCAGAAGCCGGGCTCGCCGTGGACGAACTGGCGGGTGCCGTCGACCGGATCGACGATCCATACGGGGGCGTCCCCGCCCAGGGCCTCGTACACCGCCGGGTCGGCGTGCACCGCTTCCTCGCCCACGACGACCGAGCCGGGCAGCAGCCTGGTCAGGGAGGCCGTGAGGTGCTCCTCGGCCAGCCGGTCGGCGGCGGTGACGAGGTCGTGGGGGCCGCTCTTCTCGACGATCTCGTGCGCGGCGAGCTGCTGGTAGCGCGGCAGGATCTCGTCGGCGACCGCGGCGCGCACCGCCGCCTCGACCTCGGTCAGGTGTCCGCCGCTCTCGGCAAGGAAGTCATCGATCATGCTTCCAGCTAAGCACGGTCCGCCGCCCGGCCTCCCGAGGGGTTGTCAGCGGCCGACGGCGTACCCCTGCATGCCGCGCGGGTTGGCGGCCGCCGACAGCACGCCCGTCCCGGGGTCGCGGGCGACGGCGCTCAGCCGGCCCTCGGACCAGGGTTCGCCGACCACCACGTCGTGCCCGCGGCGGCGCAGTTCCTCGACGATCCGCGGGTCCGTCCGCTCCTCGGCGCTCACGCCGCCGGGGCGCATGCCTCGCGGATGGAAGGAACTGGGGAAACTGTCGTTGTGCCAGTTGACGGCGTCGATGGCGCCCTGCAGGTCGTAACCTCCGCGTACCTTCGGACGCAGGGCGACGGCAAGGAAGAAGTGCAGCTGCCACTGGTCCTGCTGTTCACCGCCGGGGGTACCGAACGCCAGCACCGGCACCCCGTCGCGGAGCGCCGGGGACGGGGTGAGCGTCGTGCGGGGGCGACGGCCCGGGGTGAGGGTGTCGGGCAGCCCTTCCTCCAGAGCGTCGAACGCTCCCGGTACGGCGGCGGCGAGCGGGCCCGTGCCGGGAACCAGGCGGAGGCGGCCGCCGGGGCCCCGGGCCCTGTCGCACGTCTCTCCGGCGCCCCCCTGCGCGCCCCCTATTCCCTCCACCGGCCCTTCTCATGCCCGGACGCACCGGGTGAGGTCGGCGAAACCCGGGGAATAAGTGGCGACAGACGATGGGAGGTTGCCATGCATGGCAGAGACTTGGAACTGGGTGAGCTCCTGGCCGCCGCGGAATCCGCGCCGCCCGGGGAGTCCGTCGGGGTACTCGCGGACGACCTGCGCAAGCGCTTCGGGGCGGAACGGGTGTCGTTCCTGTTCGCCGATCTCATGGGGCAGCGGCTGCTGCGCCTGACCGCACCCGACGAGGGTGACAGGGCGGACGCCGCGGAGCAGATCGATCTGCAGGGCAGCGTCTACGAAACGGTTCTCCGGAGCCAGCGCCAGCGTGTGGAACCGGAAGGTCAGGGCGGGCAGCGGGTGATCTCGCCGGTCACCAACCGCGGCGACTGCATCGGTGTGCTGGAGGTGACGCTGCAGTACGCCGACGAGGGCGTACTCGGGCAGATCAGCGACGCGGCCCACGCGCTGGCCTACATCATCGTCACGGACAGCCGCTTCACCGACCTCTACCACGCCGGCCGGCGGACGACCCGGACCAGCCTGGCCGCCGAGATCCAGCACCAGCTGCTCCCTTCGGCCTCCTGCTGCGAGGCCCCCCAGTTCACCCTCGCGGCCGGCCTGATCCCGGCCGACGACATCGGCGGCGACACCTACGACTACACGCTCGACCGGGACACGCTTCACCTCTCCATCACCGACGCCATGGGCCACGACACCGACTCCGCCCTGCTGGCGACCCTGGTCACGGGTGCGTTGCGCGGCGCCCGCCGCACCGGGTGCGACGCGCTCCATCAGGCCCGCCGCGCCCATGAGGCCCTGTTGACCCACAGTCGCGGGCTGGTCACCGGGCAACTGCTGTGCGTCCGGCTCGAGACGGGCACCTGTGAACTGGTCAACGCGGGCCATCCCTGGCCTCTGCGCCTGCGGGCCGGCGCAACCGAGGTCGAGGAGGTCGAGCTCGCCGTCAACCTGCCGTTCGGCGTGGCGGCGCCCACCTCGTACCAGCTGCAGGAGGTCCAGCTGAACCCCGGCGACCGACTGGTCCTGCTCACCGACGGAATGCAGGAACGCGGTGCCGCGGATGTCGACCTGGCCTCCGTCGTGCGCGACACCCGCACCTCGCATCCCCGGGAGGCGGTTCGCGCCATGACGACAGCGGTACTGACTGCCTGCCGCGGCAACCTCAAGGACGACGCCACGGTCCTCATACTGGACTGGCACGGGCCCGCCCGGCGCGATGCCCGGCGCGATGCCCCGCCGGGGCCGGCCTGGCGATGAAACGCCCGCCCTCCTTCCGTACGGTCGCGCGACGACACGGCGCAGCGGGCCGTGGAGCACCGGACACGGCCGGCCCGATCGACGCGGCACCCGCTCGGTCCCTCGTCCCGTAGCTCCGCAGCCCCAGCCCCACAGCCTCGCAGCCCCGTGCACCCTGCGTACGGAGCCACCCATTGCACGCGTGGAGGGGCCTCGGTGGCATACCGCCACCGAGGCCCCTCCGAGGAACTGCTTCACCATCCGCGCCGCGGCGGGACCCTGCACCAGGCGCAGGCCGTCGCACGGACTCCGCCCGCGCCGGGGCGCGGTCAACGCCGCACGCTCTCCTTGGCGTCGCGGGCCTTGCCGCGGGTCTCCAGTGCGGCTCCCTTGGCAGCGGTGGTCTCGTCGCCCATCGCGTGGGCCACCTTCCTCACGGCCTTCCCGACAACCTGCTCGGTCTTGGCCTTGGCCTTCTCTCCGGCGCTCATGTCGGTCCTTTCGTAGGTGCTCATGGATGCGCCTGCCCCTGGCCCCAGAGTGGAAACACGGGGGCATCGCAGTGGCCGTGGCCGAGTCGGCTGTCAGGGGGCCGCGCCGCACGTCCGTGTCACCGGCCTTCCGGCGAACCGGTGAACATCCGCGCCACACTCCCGGGCAACGGCGTGCCGTCCGGCCGGGGTGCTTGGGTGCGAGTGCATGGGTTCACGTGCCCGGGCTCACGTCGGGCAGCGCATCGGACAGCCGGGGAAGGAAAAGGATCAACATGGACAGGAACGCGCTCATCGAGGCAACCGTCCGCAAGGCGGGCGGGGACGCCGGTCAGGTGTCCGCCCAGCACGTCGAGCAGATCCTGGACGCGCTGTTCGGCACGGTGGACCGCCCCGGAACGATCGCCGAGGGGCTCCGGGACGGTGAAACGGTCTCGATCATGGGATTCGGGGATTTCCACCTCGAAGGGGCCCGGCCCGCTCTGCGTCCGGGCCGGGCCCTCAACGAGTTCGTCGACGGTACGGTCGGCTGAGACGACCCACGGTCGGCCTGGACGACGTACGGTGACGGCGACCTGACACGGCGTACGGCCGACGTGTGCGGCGTGATGCGGCGTGATGCGGCGTACGACCCGTCGGCACGGCCGGGGCGCGGGCGCACCGCCCCCCGCTGTCACTTCTCCGGATCGTGGCCCCAGTTCATGAGGGAGTGACGCCACCGCGTGTCGGTGACGTCCCCTTTCGGCCGCTGCTTCCCGTGCCGGTGCACATAGCCGACGACCTTGCGCATGTGCGCGACGTCGTCGTCGGTCAGGTCCGCCTTCTCGGTGCGCAGCAGTTCGACGATCCGGCGGCCCGACGCGTGTCCCACGCTCTCACCCGAGCCGTCGGACTGCCCCGCGCCGCGCGACTCGTCCGTGTCCAGCCACTTCTCCATCTCGCCGGCCGTCATGTTCACGGCCTCGCCGAAGCGCCGCACGCTCTCCTCGCGGTCCGCGTCACGGCCACCGGTCACGACTTCTTGCCCTCCTTGTGCAGGGAGCCCGGCTTGTGTACGGCGTGAGCACCCGACTTGTCGCTCTCGACCTCGTACTGCGGGTCGTCCTTCGACGCGTCGACCGTGCGTCCGGCCGCCTCGGTCCGCTCGGTGATCTTCTTGCGCACCGTGCCCGGGACGTCCTGTCCGTGGCTGCTCCACGTGACGTCGTCGCCCTTGTCCAGCTTCTTGTCCTCGGCCATGGGGGTGCCCTTCCTCTCGATCGGAGCCGCCGTACGGTCGGCGGGCGGGGGCCGCACATTCCATGATGAAGGCGGACATCACATCGGTCATCCGCAGCCGTGCGGACGGCGGAGGGACTGCGGGAGCGGAGGGACTGCGGGCAGCAACGGGACACCTCCCCGGGCTGCGGACCGGGGAGGTGTCCTCCGTGGCCGGGCGTACGCCGTTAGGCGCCGCCCTCCTCGACGGCCTTGTCGGCCTCGATGGCCGCCGGGCGCGTCTGCGCGGCGCGGATGCGTTCGATGTCCAGCTTGGTGCCCCGGTCGAAGCGGTAGACGCCGTTCTGCTCCTGGAAGACGTCGGTCAGCTGCGTGTAGCAGTAACCGAACATGTTCGGGTCCTGCAGGAGTACGCCGGTCAGGCCTTCGAAGCGTGCGTGGAACTCCTCCTCGTCGCGTACGCGCTCGCCGTAACCCCACGAGGCGGTGCGGTCCTCGCCGGACTGGGCTGCCGCCGCCTCGGGGTCCCACCAGATGCCACCGAACTCACTGACGAAGTAGGGCTGGCCACGGTAGGGCTGCGAGTAGGCGGCACCGTTCTCGTAGGCGTTGACGAACGGCTCGTCCTTGGCGAGGCCGGCCATCAGCTGCCGGAAGGCGGCCGGATCCTGCTCGTAGTTGTGGGCGTCGTAGATGTCGGTCTCGGCGACCCGGTGGGCGTAACCGGAGGCGTCGATGACCGGCCGGGTGGTGTCCATCGCCTTCGTGGCGAGGAACATCGCCCGGGTCACGGAGTCGAGCTGCGTGATCCGGTCGTGCAGCTTCTGGTACGTCTCGTTGAGCGGGCACCACCCGATGACGGAGGGGTGCGAGTAGTCACGCTCCAGGGCTTCGAGCCACTGGCCGGTGTACGAGGCGTCCGGCTGCTGGTTGTCTCCCGAGGAGCCGCCGGTCTCGCAGCCCCAGTCGCCGAACTCGCCCCAGACCAGGTAGCCGAGGCGGTCGGCGTGGTAGAGGAAGCGCTCCTCGAAGACCTTCTGGTGGAGCCGGGCCCCGTTGAAGCCGGCTGCCATGGCGATCTCGATGTCGTGGACCAGCGCCTCGTCGCTCGGGGCGGTCATCAGCCCGTCGGGGTACCAGCCCTGGTCGAGTACGAGCCGCTGGAAGACGGGCCGTCCGTTCAGGGTGACGGCCTTGCCCCGCAGGCCGACGGCGCGCAGTCCCGCGTAGCTCTCGGCGCTGTCGACCACCTCGCCCGACCCGTCGAGCAGTTCCAGCCGCAGGCCGTACAGGTGCGGGCTCCCGGGCCCCCACTCGTGTCGCCTGCCGTCCGGTACGGGCAGGTGGAGCCGGGGTGCGAGGTCGAGGTCGGCGCGTACCTCCGCGCGGCAGACCTCACCGTCGCCGTCGGAGAGGACGGCGCGCACCCGGTGGCCGGGGCGGTTGCCGGACAAGGGCAGTTCCAGGTGGAAGGCGGACCCGCCGAGGTCGGGTGTGATGCGGGGACGACGCATGTGGAGGTCGGGGACGGGCTCCAGCCAGACCGTCTGCCAGATCCCCGTGACGCGTGTGTAGTTGCAGTCGTGGTTGGCGTACTGGACGGCCTGCTTGCCGCGGGCCTGCGGGCCGGAGCGGGAGTCGCGGGCCCGGACGGTGAGGGTGACCTCCTCACCGGGGCCGGCGACGTCCCCGAGGTCGGCGGTGAAGGGGGTGAACCCGCCGCGGTGGCGTGCCACTTCGACGCCGTTGGCCCAGACGGTCGTGTCGTGGTCGACGGCGCCGAAGTGGAGCAGTACACGGCGTCCGGCCCATGCGGAGGGCAGGGTGAGGACCCGCCGGTACCAGACGGCTTCGAGGAAGTCGGTGTCCCCGATGCCCGACAGTTCCGACTCGGGCGGGAAGGGTACGAGGATCTCCCGGTCCAGGTCGCGGCCGAGGAGACCGCGTTCCAGGCCACTGTCTCCCTGGTCGGTCTCGAACTGCCAGGCGCCGTTGAGGCTGAGCCAGTCGCGACGGACGAACTGCGGTCGCGGGTACTCGGGACGGGGCAGGGCGGGGGTGGGCAACACATGCTCCAGTGAGTGAGGGGTTCGTGGTGAGCGCGGAGGGGCGGGCGCGGAGGTCAGGAGCCGCCGAGTCCTGTCGTGGCCACCGAGCTGACGATGCGCCGCTGGAAGAGGAGGAACACCACGATCAGCGGGAGTGCCGCCAGCAGCGCGGAGGCCATGGACTGCGCGTACTGGATGCCGTAGGCGTCCTTGACGGTGGCCAGACCCACGGGCAGCGTCATCAGGTCGGGGTCGTTGGTGACGATGAAGGGCCACATGAAGTTGTTCCAGGCCCCGATGAAGACGAAGATCGACACGGCGGCCACGATCGGCCGGGACAGCGGCAGCACGATCGACAGGAACACCCTGATCTCGGACGCGCCGTCGATCCGGGCCGCCTCCTCGAGTTCCCTGGGGACGCCGTCGAAGAACCGCTTGAGGATGAACACCATCATCGGCGCGACCACTTGGGGCAGGATCACCGCCGCGTAGGTGTCCACCATGTCGAAGAGGAGCATCTGCTCGAACAGGGGCACGACGAGCAGTTGCGGCGGGACCATGACGGCCGCGACGGTGACGGCGAGGAGGACCTTGCGGCCGCGGAAGGTGCCCCGCGCGAAGCCGTACGCGGCCAGGGTCGAGACGACCACGGTGATCAGGGTGACGAGGCCCGCGACGAGGAAACTGTTGAAGGCCCACAGGAGCACGTTGCCGCGCTCCAGGATCTGCTCGTAGGACCCGAGGGTGAGGTCGCCCTTGAACGGGGAGAGGCCGGGGGTGGCCACGTCCTGTTCGCTCTGGAAGGACGTGGCGACGGACCAGACGAACGGCAGGAGCCAGACCGCCGCGAGGACGCACAGCGCGGTGGCTGCCAGGACGCGCGGCAGCCGTCCGTGACCGAGGAGCAGCGGCGAACCGGCCGCTTCACGGGGTGCCCGGCGGCGTGGGCCGAGTGAGGGTGCGGTGGCGGACACGGTCAGTCCTCCTGGCGGAAGAAGCGGAGCTGCGCGACGGAGACGATGATCACGAGCGCGAAGAAGAGGTAGGAGACGGCGGAGGCGTAGCCCAGCCGGTAGCCGGTGAACCCGACGTCGTAGACGTATTCGAGGATGGGCCGGGTCGAACCGTTGGGTCCGCCCTTGGTGAGGATGTAGATCTGGTCGAAGACCTTGAGCGAGGCGAGGACCTGCAACATCCCCACCAGCACCGTCGTCCTGCGCAGTTGGGGCAGGGTGACGGACCACAGCCGCCGCCAGGCTCCCGCGCCGTCGAGCGCGGCGGCCTCGTCCAGGGCCGGGGGGAGGGCCTGGAGCGCGGCGAGGTAGAGGAGGAAGTTGAAGCCGACCGTCCACCAGACGGTCAGTGCGGCCACGGACCACATCGCGACCGCCTCGTCGGAGAGCCAGCCCACGGGCTCCATGCCGAGGGAGGTCAGCAGCTGGTTGCCGAGGCCGATGTCGGGCTGGTACAGCCACGTCCAGATGAGGGTGACCACCGTCACCGGCAGCAGGTACGGCGCGAAGAAGGCGAGCCGCCACACCCACTGGCCGGCCAGTCCGCTGTGGACGAGCAGCGCCATCGCCAGGGCGAGCAGGACCAGCGGTACGCAGGAGATGAGGGTGAAGACGACCGTGTTGCCGAGGCTGCTCCACACGTCGGGATCGCCGAAGGCCTCGGTGTAGTTGGCGAAGCCGACGAAGCTCGTCTCCCGTAGCGCGAGTGAGGCGTCGGTCAGGCTCATCCACAGCCCCTGGACCACGGGCCAGACGAGGAAGAGGGCGAAGACGACCAGGAAGGGCAGGACGAAGATCAGGCCGTTGCCGGTCGCGGCGCGGGCTCCCGTCCGTGCGGCGCGGCGGGTTCGGCCGGTGCCGGAAACGGGTGTGCCGGCAGGCGCGTCGGCACCCGGAGGTGCGGTGGTGGTCACGTCGGTAACTCCTTCTGGTCTCGGTCAGGCCACCGGATCGGGCTGCCTCAGCAGCGCGTCCGCTTCCCGGACCATCTGCCGTACGGCCTTCTCGGCGGTGGTGTTGCCGAGCAGCGCCGACTGGAGCGGCTGGCACATGCGGTTCTGGAAGTTCGAGCCCGCTCCGGCGAACCAGTTCGGCGGGTCGAGCACCGCCACTTCGGCGGCGTCCGCGTACGAGGACTGCGGTGTCAGCTCGGCGTACTCGGGTTCGGCGAGCACGGGCTGGTAGGCGGGGATGTGACCGGCGCTCGCCCAGGTGATGCTCTGTTTGAGCATCTGCGCCACATAGCGGTGGGCCTCCCGGCGCCGGGCGGGGTCGGGGTGCTCCTGGTGGGGCAGGACGAAGCTGTGCGAGTCGGTGTAGACGGCGGGCCGCTCGAAGACCTGCGGGAAGGGGGCCGCGCCCAGGTCGAGGTCGGACTTCCGGAGCGTCGGCAGCTCCCACTCCCCCAGCATGGCCATGCCGCCGCGGCCGCCCAGGAAGGCGGCCATCGCGCTGTTGTAGTCCAGGTTGTTGGGATTGGTCCTGCCGTCGAAGAGCTGCTGCATGAACGTCACGACCCGTACGGCCGCGTCGGTGTCGATCTCGGCAGGGCCGCCGTCGGGGAGCGTGAAGGCGGCGCCGGTCTGGGCGTAGAGGGCCGCGAACTGCCGCCAGTTCTGCGCCGTGTCGGTGACGTGCCCGA from Streptomyces sp. B1I3 includes:
- a CDS encoding carbohydrate ABC transporter permease translates to MSATAPSLGPRRRAPREAAGSPLLLGHGRLPRVLAATALCVLAAVWLLPFVWSVATSFQSEQDVATPGLSPFKGDLTLGSYEQILERGNVLLWAFNSFLVAGLVTLITVVVSTLAAYGFARGTFRGRKVLLAVTVAAVMVPPQLLVVPLFEQMLLFDMVDTYAAVILPQVVAPMMVFILKRFFDGVPRELEEAARIDGASEIRVFLSIVLPLSRPIVAAVSIFVFIGAWNNFMWPFIVTNDPDLMTLPVGLATVKDAYGIQYAQSMASALLAALPLIVVFLLFQRRIVSSVATTGLGGS
- a CDS encoding PP2C family protein-serine/threonine phosphatase, with the translated sequence MHGRDLELGELLAAAESAPPGESVGVLADDLRKRFGAERVSFLFADLMGQRLLRLTAPDEGDRADAAEQIDLQGSVYETVLRSQRQRVEPEGQGGQRVISPVTNRGDCIGVLEVTLQYADEGVLGQISDAAHALAYIIVTDSRFTDLYHAGRRTTRTSLAAEIQHQLLPSASCCEAPQFTLAAGLIPADDIGGDTYDYTLDRDTLHLSITDAMGHDTDSALLATLVTGALRGARRTGCDALHQARRAHEALLTHSRGLVTGQLLCVRLETGTCELVNAGHPWPLRLRAGATEVEEVELAVNLPFGVAAPTSYQLQEVQLNPGDRLVLLTDGMQERGAADVDLASVVRDTRTSHPREAVRAMTTAVLTACRGNLKDDATVLILDWHGPARRDARRDAPPGPAWR
- a CDS encoding carbohydrate ABC transporter permease translates to MTTTAPPGADAPAGTPVSGTGRTRRAARTGARAATGNGLIFVLPFLVVFALFLVWPVVQGLWMSLTDASLALRETSFVGFANYTEAFGDPDVWSSLGNTVVFTLISCVPLVLLALAMALLVHSGLAGQWVWRLAFFAPYLLPVTVVTLIWTWLYQPDIGLGNQLLTSLGMEPVGWLSDEAVAMWSVAALTVWWTVGFNFLLYLAALQALPPALDEAAALDGAGAWRRLWSVTLPQLRRTTVLVGMLQVLASLKVFDQIYILTKGGPNGSTRPILEYVYDVGFTGYRLGYASAVSYLFFALVIIVSVAQLRFFRQED
- a CDS encoding nucleotidyltransferase domain-containing protein, producing the protein MNSDPALPPAIASMASRLVRQPGVRAVVLGGSRARSTHRPDSDWDLGVYYRGAPDVAALTALASEAQGAPAEVAGPGGWGPWVDGGAWLTVDGVAVDWILRDLDRVEAVWADCREGRFEVGVQPGHPLGFWSPCYAGEVALGRVLQDPHGELASLREQTRTYPEPLRRALADAAWEADFSVASARKSAPSGDTLHVALCLSRAFGILAQSLHAHHRTWCLNEKGALAAAAALPDTPDGFMDRVSGALRGLDPEAVETAAGVVREVRQVLARP
- a CDS encoding DUF3140 domain-containing protein produces the protein MTGGRDADREESVRRFGEAVNMTAGEMEKWLDTDESRGAGQSDGSGESVGHASGRRIVELLRTEKADLTDDDVAHMRKVVGYVHRHGKQRPKGDVTDTRWRHSLMNWGHDPEK
- a CDS encoding inositol monophosphatase family protein, with translation MIDDFLAESGGHLTEVEAAVRAAVADEILPRYQQLAAHEIVEKSGPHDLVTAADRLAEEHLTASLTRLLPGSVVVGEEAVHADPAVYEALGGDAPVWIVDPVDGTRQFVHGEPGFCTLVALAHHGEVFASWTYAPVLGEWAVAVRGRGATLNGRPLRSGSPAPGAVLKVAMSHPDYTSDAQKRALLGLHTEGIDARACGSAGLEYLAVASGAQDAVAFNWEFAWDHAAGLLLVTEAGGTQSTLTGDLYRITGGNDLPFTAARDAATAQRVLDALRAGV
- a CDS encoding glycoside hydrolase family 2 protein; this translates as MPTPALPRPEYPRPQFVRRDWLSLNGAWQFETDQGDSGLERGLLGRDLDREILVPFPPESELSGIGDTDFLEAVWYRRVLTLPSAWAGRRVLLHFGAVDHDTTVWANGVEVARHRGGFTPFTADLGDVAGPGEEVTLTVRARDSRSGPQARGKQAVQYANHDCNYTRVTGIWQTVWLEPVPDLHMRRPRITPDLGGSAFHLELPLSGNRPGHRVRAVLSDGDGEVCRAEVRADLDLAPRLHLPVPDGRRHEWGPGSPHLYGLRLELLDGSGEVVDSAESYAGLRAVGLRGKAVTLNGRPVFQRLVLDQGWYPDGLMTAPSDEALVHDIEIAMAAGFNGARLHQKVFEERFLYHADRLGYLVWGEFGDWGCETGGSSGDNQQPDASYTGQWLEALERDYSHPSVIGWCPLNETYQKLHDRITQLDSVTRAMFLATKAMDTTRPVIDASGYAHRVAETDIYDAHNYEQDPAAFRQLMAGLAKDEPFVNAYENGAAYSQPYRGQPYFVSEFGGIWWDPEAAAAQSGEDRTASWGYGERVRDEEEFHARFEGLTGVLLQDPNMFGYCYTQLTDVFQEQNGVYRFDRGTKLDIERIRAAQTRPAAIEADKAVEEGGA
- a CDS encoding extracellular solute-binding protein, translating into MSSSFPARAPGPAPAVPPAGGIGRRRLLRHGMAGALLASGPLAGCASPAASSGASALTVWDLFQGGDGMLMDDMIDAVSHGPDRFTVDRTILDWGPSYYTKLAVSAAGGRASDVAVLHLSRLAGYAPGGLLDPFDLDLLAEFGVTAKDFTPAVWKRTRHEGTVYAIPLDVHPFIVFYDRRAADKAGLLDPSGELAPMGSPRALLDAGEALAEATGGAGILFGHVTDTAQNWRQFAALYAQTGAAFTLPDGGPAEIDTDAAVRVVTFMQQLFDGRTNPNNLDYNSAMAAFLGGRGGMAMLGEWELPTLRKSDLDLGAAPFPQVFERPAVYTDSHSFVLPHQEHPDPARRREAHRYVAQMLKQSITWASAGHIPAYQPVLAEPEYAELTPQSSYADAAEVAVLDPPNWFAGAGSNFQNRMCQPLQSALLGNTTAEKAVRQMVREADALLRQPDPVA
- a CDS encoding DUF2945 domain-containing protein, which codes for MAEDKKLDKGDDVTWSSHGQDVPGTVRKKITERTEAAGRTVDASKDDPQYEVESDKSGAHAVHKPGSLHKEGKKS
- a CDS encoding HU family DNA-binding protein; the protein is MDRNALIEATVRKAGGDAGQVSAQHVEQILDALFGTVDRPGTIAEGLRDGETVSIMGFGDFHLEGARPALRPGRALNEFVDGTVG